The sequence GGTCTTTGTGTCATCCGCCATTTTGGAAAACGGGGCAAACCGGGCCGCGATTTTTGCTTCTGAACCGGGGAATTTTTCCTTTGCCTTGGCCACGGATCCCTGTTCCAGACCTTGCACCTTTGACAAGATGGTATCTGCCGAGGCCAAGGCGGATTTCTGCATGGCCTGGGCCCCGGCCATGGCGGCCTTAATCCTGCTGACACGTTTAAAGGGCGCTGTTGCTTGATTTTTAGCTTCCCGGATCACCGAATTGACCTGCTTGATCTGGGCCAGTGCCTGGGCTTCGCCTTCGGGTTTGTTCTGTTTGATGGTGACTTTTAACCCCTTATCATACACCTGCCGGGCCCGGGTCAGGGTGGCGCCGGCATTGGCAAATGCCGTGTCCCATTTTTCCTTGGATGCATACTCAGCCATGGCAGAAAAGTCCGGGGACGCTGATAGACGATCATATTTTTTTTTCTGGGATTCGATGAAATCCTGGGTGACTTTCAGGTTCTGTTTTACTTCTTTGGCCTGGGATTTGGTTGCATCGGAAAGTCCCTGGCCGCAACCGGTTAGAAAAACCAGGGCCAACAAACTAAACACCACGTTTATGAGTATTTTCTCTATTTTAATACAGGGAATACGGCCTTTCATGGATTCCCTCCCCCCCTGGAAATCAACGTCAATTCCGCCGGGTTCACAGGTTTGGAAATATAAATCCGGTATTCTTCTTTGTCCCCGTCCTGCCACTCCTCAATAGTGAGAAACATAGACGAACGATCATTGACAAATTCATACATGTAAACCTGTTCTTCCTTGCCGTTACGCCGGTACACAGCAGCCCAGTCATCATCATATTCAAAGGTCTCCCCGGCATAGACGATACTGTCCTCATCTTCTATAATCTGGTCCAGATCATCTTCATCAATGGGCCGGCCTTCATCATCGGTCAGACGTTTAAATTTGGTCTGGTCCAGGGTAATGCTCACCTCTAATTCATCATCAATTTCCCATTCAAAATGGCCCACCGCGCCAGTCTCCAGGCACAAGCAGGTCAGTTCGGTGACAAAGTAGTCCTTCAGCTTTGAATAATCCTCACTGGCCTCCTGGTATTTGTTGATTTCCTGGATGAAATACGTGCTGCCAAAACAGGTAAAACAGTCACCCACCCCGGCATCCATGATGGTCAAGCGGGTCTGTTCCTCCTCTGACAACACCTTGTCCGGAGCCAGGGTGCGGATCAGGGAAAACCGCTGATCAAAGGACTTTTGTTCGGAAACGGATATCATGTTAACCCTCCTGACGCCTTGACGTTAATGCATCTGTCCTGGCCCTAAAACGATCATTCATAACGCCCAGGGCATTGGAGCTTTGGGACGCAATGCTGATGGTCTCCTTTGAAATGGCAGTGTAGGCCTCAAATGCCTGCTCATAAGTATTACATGCTTCTTCCAGGGCTTCAATGTTCACGGTCATGCTCTGGCTCATTTTTGCACCCTTGACCGCCGCATCACCAATGACTTTTGCCGTATCCGTCATGGTCTCGGCCGCTGCCTGCTGGACCATATCCAGGTGTTTCAAGGTATCCATCTGCTGTTCCGCTGCTACCCGCACAGCCAGGGCGTTTTTCACGGCTGTGGCCAGGATCATGTCCGTGCGCTGAACCAGGCGCTTGACCAGATGTGAATTTCGGACCATCATCTCTCCGCCGAACCGGGTCTGAAGATTGGAATTGTCAATGGTCTGCAGGTCCACAACAGCCATGGCCAAGTCCGATGTCAGGGTGGTCAACGCCTCTTTGACCCGGGGATCATCCACCGTGTCAAGGTGAGTGGTAAGTTTTTCCCAGATCAACTGGCCCAGGTAAATGTGTTCCTGCAGGGCCGGCTGGATCTCTTTTAAGGCATCACAGATCTGGGACAGTTCCGCTGCGTCAAAGGCCACCTGATCCGCCTCGTTGCGCAGGTGGTCCCGGATGCCGTCAATGGTGGAATTCACAGTTTCCTTACGTTCGGCAATAATGCGTAGAATCTCGTCTCCCTTGGGCAGACGGTTCACGGTGCGGGTGAAAAGGCCCATCACCTTTTTGGGCAGGGGCATTTCCGTTCTTGCCACCACGGTGGGATTGACCTTGTCCAGCTCGGTTTTAATGGCCAGGATATTTTTTGCCACAGGCGAACTGTCCTCGACGGCCACATTTTTCAGTACTGAGCCCATCTTCCGGTCGTAAAGGGATACCTGGGCCTGGGTTTTTTCCATCACTTCCCGGCCCAGGGAAAAGACAAAGTTGCCGAGCTGCCAGTCCGACGGGTCTGTTTTGACCTTTTCCACAAAGGCTTGAGCCTCTTCTTCAAAAGTCTTGATATCTTCAACAGCAAGGTGCCGGGGCTGGACCGGCACCAGCTGGTTGGGGGCCTGGACAGGGGTAAGCGCCCCCTGGCCTGATACTTGTGTAACTTCTGCTAATACAGGTGCCTTGGCCTGACCAGCCACATTGGCAAGTTCCTGAGCCAAACTGGACATCGG comes from uncultured Desulfobacter sp. and encodes:
- a CDS encoding toxic anion resistance protein — encoded protein: MSSLAQELANVAGQAKAPVLAEVTQVSGQGALTPVQAPNQLVPVQPRHLAVEDIKTFEEEAQAFVEKVKTDPSDWQLGNFVFSLGREVMEKTQAQVSLYDRKMGSVLKNVAVEDSSPVAKNILAIKTELDKVNPTVVARTEMPLPKKVMGLFTRTVNRLPKGDEILRIIAERKETVNSTIDGIRDHLRNEADQVAFDAAELSQICDALKEIQPALQEHIYLGQLIWEKLTTHLDTVDDPRVKEALTTLTSDLAMAVVDLQTIDNSNLQTRFGGEMMVRNSHLVKRLVQRTDMILATAVKNALAVRVAAEQQMDTLKHLDMVQQAAAETMTDTAKVIGDAAVKGAKMSQSMTVNIEALEEACNTYEQAFEAYTAISKETISIASQSSNALGVMNDRFRARTDALTSRRQEG
- a CDS encoding DUF4178 domain-containing protein codes for the protein MISVSEQKSFDQRFSLIRTLAPDKVLSEEEQTRLTIMDAGVGDCFTCFGSTYFIQEINKYQEASEDYSKLKDYFVTELTCLCLETGAVGHFEWEIDDELEVSITLDQTKFKRLTDDEGRPIDEDDLDQIIEDEDSIVYAGETFEYDDDWAAVYRRNGKEEQVYMYEFVNDRSSMFLTIEEWQDGDKEEYRIYISKPVNPAELTLISRGGGNP